The DNA window ttctaaaactgtttgaatggtgtctgtgagtataacagaactcctatggcaggcaaaaacctgagaaggttctgttcaggaagtaccctgtctgaacatttcttgcccttgttgattctctctatctattacaaaggatctctgctgttacgtgacacttcccacgtctccaatgggctctcagagcccgggaaaaacaggaatgacgtaattcaaagccctggctgaaacaaaggagagcaaaagctaagtgggctatcagtggagaaatgcttaggctcgcgacctgccccgcccccgtctttcgggttttccctcagtttacagacatgcagattcccggtcggaatattatcgcttttctacgagataaattgcataaaaattggttttaaacaggggttgacatgcttcgaagtacggtaatggaatatttagaatttttttgtcacgttctgcgccatgcgcacgaccgtgatttaccattgggatagtgtctagaacgcacgaacaaaaggtCGTttatggaacataacgatggattatttgggaccaaaccaacatttgttattgaagtagaagtcctgggagtgcattctgacgaagaacaggaaaggtaaaaccatttttcttataggaaatgtgattttggtgaaggctaaactggttgggtgtctaaatagctagccctgtgatgccgggctatgtacttagaatattgcaaaatgtgcttcatccgaaaagctattttaacatcggacatatcgagtgcatagaggagttctgtatctataattattaaaataattgttatgctttttgtgaacgtttatcgtgagtaatttagtaaattcaccggaagtgttcggtgggaatgctagttctgaacgtcacatgctaatgtaaaaagctggtttttgatataaatatgaacttgattgaacagacatgcatgtattgtataacataatgtcctaggtgtgtcatctgatgaagataatcaaaggttagtgctgcatttagctgtggttttgttttttgtgacattatatgctagcttgaaacatgggtgtctgattatttctggctgggtactctgctgacataatctaatgttttgctttcgctgtaaagccattttgaaatcggacagtgtggttagattaacgagagtcttgtctttaaatagctgtaaaatagtcatatgtttgaaaagtggaagttttcggattttagaggagtttgtatttcgcgccccgcccatcattggatattggagcagacgttccgctagcggaacatctagatgtaagaggtttcagaccagaggacatttctccaaaaagtacgatctttgtccccatgtgcagttgcaaaccgtagtctggcttttttatggtggttttggagcagtgacttctaccttgctgagcagcctttcaggttatgttgatataggactcattttactgtggatatatatactttagcacctgtttccttcagcctcttcacaaggtcctttgctgttgttctgggattgatttgcacatttcgcaccaaagtacgttcatctctaggagacagaacgcgtctccttcctgagcggtatgacggctgcgtggtcccatggtgtttatacttgcgtactattgtttgtacagatgaacgtggtaccttcaggcgtttgaaaattgctcctaaggatgaaccagacttgtggaggtctacaattttcttctgaggttttggctgatatctttagattttcccatgatgtcaagcattgagtttgaaggtagactttgaattacatccacaggtacacctccatttgactcaaatgatgtcaattagtctatcagaagcttctaaagccatgacatcattttctggaattttccaagctgtttaaagacacagtcaacttagtgtatgtaaacttctgacccactggaattgtgatagagtgaattataagtggaataagtgaaataatctgtctgtaaacaattgttggaaaaattacttgtgtcatgcacaaagcagatgtcctaaccgacttgccaaatctagtttgttaacaagaaatttgtggagtggttgaaaaacgagttttaatgactccaacctaagtgtatgtaaactttcgacttcaactgtataacgcgctgcatgatttacaactgtcccgttgacggaaCGCCGAtccttattaaagtgactatgcatagatgacaacagagtgtggaagtggtgtggagggggggcaatgcaaaggTAGTCTgcgtagccatttgactagatgttcaggagtcttttggtttgggggtagaagctgaagcttcttggtcctagacttggtgctccagtatcgcttgccgtgcggtagcagagagaacagtctatgactagggtggctggagtctttgataattttcagggccttcctctgacaccgcctggtatagaggtcctggatggcaggaagctcggccccagtgatttactgggccgtaCACGCTACCCTCTGTAGCCCGTTGCCAAGCCGTTtctataccaagtggtgatgcagccagtcaagatgctcaaTGTTTGTTTTTTGGGATTTGatggggaagaggcgttgtcgtgccctcttcacgactgttggtgtgtttggatcatgatagatccttagtgatgtgggcaccgtggaacttgaagctctcgatctgctccacttcagccccattGATCTGAGTAGGGGAGTGCtcagccctccatttcctgtagtccacaatcagctcctttgtcttgctgacctTGAGGGatagattgttgtcctggcaccacactgccaggtttctgacctcgtccctataggctctcatcatcgtgatcaggcctaccaccatcgtgtCGTCGAGCAAACTTAATGTTTTAGTTGTGTACAGCCATGCAATTATGGGTGaacagagtacaggaggggactaagcacgcacccctgaggggccccattgtttagggtcagcgtggcggatgtggtgttgcctaccctcaccacttgggggcgtccgtcaggaagtccaggatccagttgcaaagggaaaaagggatacgatgtgttcagttccagggtccttagcttactgatgagcttggagtgcactatgatgttgaacgctgagctgtagttaattgaacagcattctcacataggtttccttttgtccaagtgggaaaacGCAgcgtggagtacaatagagattgcatcatctagggatctgttggggcggtatgctaattggagtgggtccagggtgtcttggatggtgttgatgtgacccatgaccagcctttcaaagcatttcatggctacagatgtgagtgctacagggtgatagtcatttagacaggttaccttggcgttcttgggcacaggaactatggttaTTGGAATATCAGGAGAATTTACCGCTTTTGTGTGATTTCATGAGTATGAAAAGTATTAGATATGGTGTGTCCAGAGTAATAATCTCAGTCCCCTGTTACAGCCTACAGATgtggagcagagagcagagactgAACCCATACTGATCAAAGATGAGGAGACCGCAGAGGATGTGTGGAAGACTGACCCTCAGGAAGAGCTCAGGATCACTGGAGAGGGTGGGTGCGACCATAAGGGGTACTGCTCTGTCTATGAAAAAGACTGTGGTTGTATGCACGTTCCAAATTGCTACATTGGTGTTGAGTGTTTTATGTACACACATAGTCAGTTCTGAAACAGTCACATTTTGCAACTGTTAACCCCTTGCACTCAGCCTTTATGGAAaatggcctatatggatagggccaaatgtaaatgtttcgAACAGAATAACTACAAAAAAGCATGCatgaccatggtagcaattgaaagagaACACTTTGGAGATCATAGGgaagcacacttgtagttttttataaatcgcaatctgggtcaggtgacatcatttgaaagcttaatCTATTGCCAAAATTGCTAGCTAAGATATAAAATACGATCTTAATGTTAGGCTTTCAAAAGGCACTTCAGACCGATTGTAATTTTGGTGggcatagaatggagtcatgagtgcattcaagtGCGTGTTCCGCGGCTAATGTTcttcacaatacaacaaacaggCTCATttactttttactattttctacattgtagaatcatagtgaagacatcaaaactatgaaataacacatggaatactGTAGTagccagaaaagtgttaaacaaatcaaaatatattttatatttcagattcttcaaagttgccaccctttgccttgatgacagctttgcacactcttggcattctctcaaccagcttcatgaggtagtcacctggaatgcttttccaacagtcttgaaggaattcccacatgctgagcacttgttggccgcttttccttcactctgcggtccaactcatcccaaaccatctcacttgggttgaggtcgggtgattgtggaggccaggtcatctgacgcagaactccatccctctccttcttggtcaaatagcccttacacagcctggaggtgtgttttgggtcattgtcctgttaaaaaaacaaattatagtcccgcTAAaggcaaaccaaatgggatggcatCTTGCTGCAGattgctgtggtagtcatgctggttaagtgtgccttgaattctaaatagatcgctgacagtgtcaccagaaaagcaccatcacacctcctccatgcttcatggtggtaaccacacatgcagagatcatccgttcacctactctgcgtctcacaaagacatggcggttggaaaaaaaaaaaaaaaaaaggacagatttccaccggtctaatgtccattgctagtgtttcttggcccaagcaagtctcttcttcttattggtgtcctttagtagtggtttctttgcagcaatttgaccatggaagtcctgattcacgcagtctcctctgaacagttgatgtgtatgttacttgaactctgaagcatttatttgggctgcaatctgaggtgcagttaattgccaatttctgaggctggtaacaaatgaacttgtcctctgcagcagaggtaactctgggtcttcctttctagtggcagtcctcatgagagccttaGTTTCATCACGGCGCTTGATGGtttctgcacttgaagaaactttcaaagttcttagttttccgcattgactgaccttcatgtcttaaagtaatgatggtctgtcatatctctttgctaatttgagctgttcttgtcataatatggacttggtcttttaccaaatagggctgtcttctgtataccacccctaccttgtcacaacacaactgattggctcaaacacattaagaaaaatacattccacaaattaacaaggtaagactgttggaaaagcattccaggtgactacctcgtgaagctggatgagagaatgccaaccgtgtgcaaagctgtcatcaaggcaaagattggctactttaaagaatctcaaatataaaatatattttgatttgtttaacacttttttttggttactacatgattccatatgtgttatttcatagttttgatgtcttcactattattgtacaatgtagaaaatagtaaaaataaataaacccttgaatgagtaggtgtgtccaaatttttgacatgcacacagtgccttcggaaagtattcagaccccttggccgTCCCAGCTCTGCGGATTTTTCATTAGCTCACTTGTTTTGGTATTGcacatatgtagcttgtttttggtcgcaggttcaggaatggctgaaaaattgcaacatttacctggggctaactctgcaaatagcactgctagGTGATTTGAAAAGTCGTAGTCAACTgccagagatagatgggaggggttgagggtagctgaagaatgggactaaaaacaaaaacattttacattaggTCATCTTTGTATgtagaagcctaagtattgtacattagtttactccaattaggccCAGAgcttcaagccaagcctcctcctccaccctctctcgcgCTCTTCCTACCTGCATAATTTCAGTCGCATCTCATgccctacacttgtctgtccactGCACATGTAAACAATAGCTTGCCCACTCCATAGCAAGTGACTCTAGCTGctctgattggtgaagtaatttaatgttgagctaatgtaaaaaaataaatagatttCAGATGTAAACTGGTACTTTTTGGGAGTTTGAAcaggttcagaactttattttgcagtTTGGAATAGTGAAACGGAACGAAAAAAAGAATGGTTCCGTTCAGAACGAAAAGATTGGAAAATCATttcggttccaacccctggtcaaaacccatacagcgctgtgaagTGAAGAATCTGAACTcttgacgtcatgtatagcatgttactctACAGCCACTGCATTCCAATTTAGTTGCTTATCAATGacaaaatctgccattttcaacccataTAGGGGCTGAGTGGAAAGGACTACAGGTCTTCTGTAATGTTTCTTTTATGTTTATCCCAAATCTTTAGAGTCTGGATCCAAGCCTGGGCAAACACCATCCTTTGAGCAACGGCCCTGTGACGAGGACTTCATCACACAACCCAACATATCTTCTGAAGACTCAGTGGAACATTACCCCAATTCTGATGGTCCAGAGGAACCAGGCATTCCCCGGCCTGCGTTTACAGACGTGTTCAGCACAGAGCAGCACCGGCCAGCCGAGGACGAGGACTCACTAGAGCTAGTGATGGTGAAGGAGGAGAAAAAGGAGGAGCTGGGCCAGACCACGGCCCTGGCAGGACTTGACCAGTTTGTCATGGATGAGACTGATGGGCAGCTGTGGACCTCTGTGGATCCAGGTAGACACACTGAAGGCCACCCAGATTTCTCCTTTCATGCCACAGAGGAGTACTCTCAGAATATATCAATTTTCCCATCTCACAGTGGGCTGCCATCTGTTCCTATTATGACAGATGATGTAGGACCATCGGTTCACTCTTCTATAGGGAAACCACATGCTAACATGTTCAGTGCAGCAGCACACATGAAAAGACATGTCAGGACATTGGCTGATGAGACTAGACAACAGATGCCAGAAGGACAGAGCAGTGAGATGCTGAACTCAAATAATGACGGAAATAGTTTAGCTCTACAGCCAAGGCAGCATCAGTACAGGGCTTCAGAATCAACAGTGAAAATGAGTGAGTGCATGACAGGGTCAAACATGGCCACCACCTCCACCTTCTCTGGATACAGCCTGAGTCGTAGTAGTTTTAACATGGTGAAGAGGATGAGGACTCAGTGGAGGTCGGGCGGCACCACTGAGAGGCGTTTCAGCTGCACCTTCTGTGGGAAGAGCTTCCAGCGTTTCAGCCAGCTCAAAGTACACCTCCGGAGTCACACCGGAGAGAAACCGTACACCTGCGAACAGTGTGGCAGGAGTTTCACCAAGCAGTGCAACCTGATCAGACATGCTGTGGTCCACAGCGGGGAGAAGCCATACGAGTGCACACAGTGTGGGAAATGCTTCACCCAGCGCTCCAGTATGAAGTCACATCAGAGAACTCACATAGGAGAGAATCCAGTGTCTCAAAATGTGGTACCCGCATACCCTGGGGATCCACACACAAGTTTAATATTGTCTCAGACGAAATGGAACAAATAGAGCGTAATTGTATCGTTTTTCGGTAACATTTTCTATGTGATAATGTGGGCAGAAGTTATTTTGAGACATTTTGACAATCTTTTCCTCCCAATTGATTTGTGAACTGGTTTTCATGTTTGACTGTTGACGGCTCGTCATTTTCATTTTAACAAACAATTGATTTACTACTGGTAACATCAATCATAAAAACCATTCAAATATATCATAAACATGTTATATGGAATGTATTTAAAGACAGTCAATCTGTGCTTTTAGATaaagaacatactgtatataggagcCATTTTCGTATGTGTTGTCTTGTTAGTGTTTGTCTATCCGGGATGTAATTTCTTGCCACATGGGACAGTCTCATATCAAGTCAGGTTAATACCTTAACTTGATTTCCTGAGTTATAGTTTGAAGTTACTCTGCTGCCTTAAAATCTTACGTTATGTCAACTCAGCTAGGCAATCAAATATGTTTCAGTGTAATAGCTTACGTCTTACATGTACAGTAACCAGTCAATATgttggacacctgctcatttcaagggtttttatttacttttactacattgtagaataatagtgaagacatcaaaacgatgaaataacacatatgaaatcatgtagtaaccaaaaaaagtgttgaatccaaatatattttgccttgatgacagctttgcacactcttggcattctctcaaccagcttcacctggaatgcttttccaacagtcttgaaggaattcctacatgcagagcacttgttggctgcttttccttcactctgcggtccaactcatcactAACCATCTcacttgggttgaggtcgggtgattgtggaggccaggtcatctgatgcagcacgccatcactctccttctgggTAAagtagtccttacacagcctggaggtgtgttttgggtcaatgtcctgttgaaaaacaaatgatagtcccactaagcgcaaaccagatgggatgacgtatctctgcagaatgttgtggtagccatgctggttaagtgttccttgaattctaaataaatcacagacagtgtcaccagcaaagcatcatctcacctcctcctccatgcttcacggtgggaaccacacatgtggagatcatccgttcacctactctgcgtctcacaaagacacggcggttggaaccaaaaatcaaaaatttggactcatcagaccaaaggacagatttccaccggtctaatgtccattgctcgtgtttctt is part of the Salmo trutta chromosome 31, fSalTru1.1, whole genome shotgun sequence genome and encodes:
- the LOC115169520 gene encoding zinc finger protein 436-like, with amino-acid sequence MASCNFQSQLLSIMEVLAKAAVAEINKRVDDSCAVIRLEITQSQQDIDVLKRKCQMMEGELRKTRVRRKERSSYPVKIVLNKQRSNSQWRDGEMAVEEDSQPQPTDVEQRAETEPILIKDEETAEDVWKTDPQEELRITGEESGSKPGQTPSFEQRPCDEDFITQPNISSEDSVEHYPNSDGPEEPGIPRPAFTDVFSTEQHRPAEDEDSLELVMVKEEKKEELGQTTALAGLDQFVMDETDGQLWTSVDPGRHTEGHPDFSFHATEEYSQNISIFPSHSGLPSVPIMTDDVGPSVHSSIGKPHANMFSAAAHMKRHVRTLADETRQQMPEGQSSEMLNSNNDGNSLALQPRQHQYRASESTVKMSECMTGSNMATTSTFSGYSLSRSSFNMVKRMRTQWRSGGTTERRFSCTFCGKSFQRFSQLKVHLRSHTGEKPYTCEQCGRSFTKQCNLIRHAVVHSGEKPYECTQCGKCFTQRSSMKSHQRTHIGENPVSQNVVPAYPGDPHTSLILSQTKWNK